The Cryptomeria japonica chromosome 9, Sugi_1.0, whole genome shotgun sequence DNA segment aaaacaataaaaaagcTAACGGTAAGAAAAAACTCTTTTACCTACTTTTGTAAGGATAGAGTCGAGATTCCTTTcggaatatttaattttatttttgttcaagaGACCTACTTTTTGAAGAGGGATACGGTGAAGAAGATTCTTTGCGTCTGTTTTACGCGTTTTCTCCTTGTATAGTGAAGAGAACTTTCGAAGTGGGATCCTATTGAATGCTCAATACATACAAGGTGAAAAGATCAGACCTCACCTTACACGGTACACTTCCCGTTCCCGTTCTTTCAGATGGCCCACTTAGTGGGCAAAGTCGGTGAAAAGACAAAACATGCTTCTGAACTCCTTCCTTCTCTTTTCCCAGCAAATGCATTCTCTGCTACGCAGTTTCCTCGCTACCTCCTTTCTTTATATGCAACTCATCTCCATCTTCGCTGCATAATGCAGCTACAATTAGATTAGCCTTTTGTTTTTCAAGCATTTCTGCATCAAGCCAGGTTTTATTTTCCTGATTTCTGTTCGCCTCGATTTatagccaagcctgcctttgcccGTGAAGCATTTCAGATTCCAAACGGCTTACATCGGTATTCTTTAGTGTTTCTATTTGTATCTAATGGCAACCTCTTCTGTCCCCGCTAGACAACCCAATTATGACCATGGCCTACGAAATGCTTTTGATGCCATAGCTCCTGCTTCAACTTCTGATTCCTTCGCAAAGAAACACCTGCCCTACGATGTCTTTGTAAGTCATCACGGAGGAGACGTTAAACATAGCTTAGCCGACACTATCTACAAGGCCTTAGATTCTACTGGACTTAGGGTTTTTTTGGACAAAGATGAACTGAAACTTGGAGATTTTTTCCCTAATGCTTTAGAAGAAGCAATGCGTAGCGCTTCTATTCACATAGCTATTTTTTCTGAGAATTATGCAAACTCCCCTTGGTGTTTGGCTGAGCTGGCATTTATGATGCAAACCGGCATCAAGTTTATACCCATTTTCTATCATGTTGAGCCCTCTGCTTTAAGATGGgcgattgaaggaaaaggaagttaTGCAGGCGCCTTCCACAACCATGAAATAAAGGGCAGCTAAACCTAAAATACTGTTCCTCTGTATTTTTTGGTGGATGCCCGTTTGGCTGTAAATAGtaactaattaatttaaaaaacaaatattattcctcaattattattattatatctttTTTCACTTGCCATGAATGAGAGTTGAGCTACGTTTGTTCTATTGTGCTTGCATGTTGTTCCGTCTGAGCAGATACAGCTCAGAGCAGCTTCAAATCTGGAAGTGCGCTCTCCAGCAAGCTTCCTGGTACACTGGCGAGGAAATCAATAATCAGGGGTAAGTAGAAAATATTATCTCCACTTCATTTAGCTTATCAAATCTTCCTTGCACTTGTGTGTTTTTCGGTGAGGGTTCTTTCTATTTTGTCTATTAGGTATGTGCATCAGCGTGAATTGTGTCACTAGTTACTTTCATGAAAGTCAGCATAGTTACTTTGCTTGTCATGCTGAAAGCAAATTATATCTAACCATAGTTACCTTTGGAGATCAGTAGCCTTATAGAAAATAGTCTAAAGAGAAATTTCCTTTACTATTTAGTAAAGGACAATATTGAGGACAATATTGAGTGTGTTCAACATTTATATTATCTTACTGACAATATTGAGTGTGTTCAACATTTATATTATTTTACTTTAACTAAACAATTTAGACTGGCTATGGTATAAAAaatataagcaattttaatttcaatttttgttcaattttaaagttaatgttaaactttatcactattcttgttttcaaagttctctaTCATGATAtgttttgaaaattattaaattatatctaAAATAAACTGACGTCTCCAAATACCCCTATCTCCAAGTACCTCTGTCTCCTTGTAACCTTGTATTGAACATATCAATTTATCCACAGCCACTCATGTAAATGCAAAATAAACTCTAGTTTTCAAAttgattttaaaatcaaaataagtTATATTGTAATAATGCTGTTTTAATATTTAGATTGATTATAAATATATTGATTGAAAGTATTTATGAATTTAATTGTGtgaaattattttgatatgaatATTTTGAATTACATTTCAGATATCTTTCTCTAAGTATCTATTTCATTTGTAtatcacaatttaaaaaaaaaaaaccacataaAAAATATTACTTTACATCTTTTACATATTTTTTCCTTTAAGATATCTATGCTAATGATAAGTTATAAAAGATGACAACTATTGATAGAAGTTTAATCTTGTTAAAGATGGCAATCACTACTGCATCATAAGAATCTTTGAACCATATTGGATCATCTCGAAAACCATATTGGATCATCTGTGTCTATGAACTGGTGGTGATATGACCCGATGGTTGACATTACTTCTCCCATCTGAGTTGCGTTATCCAAGATAGATATAACACATCAATAGCTCTAGCCTAGCTGGCCTCCCCTTGCCCATGTCATCCTTCTTGAATCTTTTATCAAACACTCAATGCCATGACTCTTCCATGTATGCTACTTTCTTGTACCTTCCTCACACTAGTTTAGTGGCTTTATTGGTGTACATCCACTCCCAACTTTGTAGAATGAACAtatgctttatgcaatttacatactctttttctttctttttttttttgagaaaataagCATAATAGTTTTGTTCAAAGAAACAATGTATATAAATTTACAATTATTGAACAACAAAATAGATTATGTAATATTACACTTGAAATTTTTTTTATGgatcaacaacaatttttttttttctatttataaacTTCAACCATTAACCAATACAATACATAACTCTTACTTAACATTTAAACATGTATCAATATTTATAGGCACCTCCAAAGTGATTTTACACATTACATGAATCATGCAAAAGATAAAACATGAATTAATGACAAAAATAGAAAGAATCACAAATAAaactcaattttttcaaaaaatagtttGATATTTTGATGTAGAGAATAGATGAGATCACTCCATTTGACTATAAAAATGTAAAATATACAACATTTATCCAATACCCAAAAAACACACAAAATATCATACCGAAAAACATTAAAGACAACATCCAAAATAGATTTAGATTCTAAGATTCTAGCACTAGAGGCTTGGCAAAAGATACTTAATCTAGCCACAAGATTATCCATATTACTTTTTCTTAATATTGGGAACAAAGTTGTGTCATCTCCAAACCGAACATTAAGCAAAGAATAACAGTCAGTAAGAACAACACCATGCAAATTGGGGCCAACCAGGTTAGTTCTTAGGATATAAAATAGAGCTCTAGTAGCAATGATAAATAAAGTTTGAGCCAAAAGTATCCCTGCTTGATTGATCTACTTTAGGAAGAAGAGATCCATTAGCTTCCACTTGAACGTTGGCATCTTTATTCAACAATTTAACCAAATCCCTTTAGGGAAACCAATTGCTTCTAAAATAGAAATCATAAAGGACCATTCAGCTCTATCATATGTTTTGCTTTTTCAGCAGTAAAATCCCAAAATCAAGCAGTAAAAtcccaataaaatcccaacattctGATTATTTCTTTTATCCCAGTCCAAGGATTCCCAATTAGTAATTGAATTTTCTAATATGTATTTGCCTTTGATGATTCTAGTTTGGGTATCATTGACGATTGCATGAAGGATCTCTATCAATGTCAAAGCAAGCattttaacaaaatatttataaGACACATCCCATACTTTTTAACATAAACTataataattcaataattaaataaaatatacacaactTTTTAGATGGTTTCGTGggaaaagttgatgaagaaaaaatAAATGCTTTTACATTCCATGTGCTTTTTCCAACAAATAGGTATTACCCACTCACTTACTATTATACAATTTGCTTGCTTCTTTCTTCACATTGTGTTATCATTAGCAATATTTTAAAAACCAAGTCACTTTTATCAGCATTCTTCTTTGTTTTAATTTGTATCTAATGACAACCTCTTTCCTTGCGATGTTGGGGACAACTTAAGAAAGAACTACAAAATGCTTTTAATGACTAAGAATTGTCCTACATACTCTGCTACATAAGAACAAGTAGTGTATTCCCATACCACATAGTTCCAACATTCTTAAGAATTGCTCCAACTACTAATTTTGATACAATAATATCTTCTAAGATTTTACTTTTGTTACCTCTTCATCTAGAATGAAACACATACTCTATGATGTATTCATAAATCATTGTGGACAAGATGTCAAACATGTGTTGGCTAGTAGTATGCATGATTATCTAGATGCCATAAGATTGTAAGTGTTTTTCAAGAAAGATGAATTCAAGTTTAAGGATTTATTGCCTAGAGCTTTAGAAGAAGCCATGACCTACTTGATTCAATTCATAATTTACCTAGTGTTTAGTGAGACtatcataaataaaataattttaaggtaaaataaattaaaaaagagtttttatatatgtatttaagatatttatatCAGTATCGGTGTAATGGTTAAATTGTGGAGTTGTCTTTACCATCAAGATTTAACCTGTCAAAATgttattattttatatttgttttaataattattttatatattttttaaatatgtattaaaaaatatattttatttttcatatatgtacataatagtatttatttaattctaaaaaatgaaaaatgataagCTTGCATGTTTATTTTAAATCTACAGGTAATATTTCTGACTATCTTTTCCCAGTATAATCAAAACCATACAATTTTAGGTAGGAAAAGGAAAACAGTTTTCTTTTACACTAAAATTTTTCTTGACAATGCTATTCACAGTTCTGCATGGCGTTACCATCTTCACTACTCTTATATGTAATGTGCAAATTTATGACTGTTAGTTTGCATAAATTATTAGATTTGTTTTAGTCTGGATAATGTCTATTTTTAGGGACTACGAGTTCTATAAAAGGCAGTTCTTGGTGTTTGAAAagaagcatatatcaatcaaataaaaACACAGTTTATTTCAAAAGAGTTTGTGTCAATAATCTATGAACTATGGAGAATTTATACCATCAATGGAAAAAGACCtcagtttattaaaaaaaaaaggagttAGCCTATTTGTTTTTTAAACATTCTCCGATTCTGAAGCATTGTGTGTTTTTGGTTATTGCGTCTGTTCAATTCTACATGGCGATGATCAAACTAAAAGCTCGCATCATACTCTATCTTATCAAATCTTCCCTAGCGTACATTTCGGTTCGTTTTGTACGGAATTTGCTCCGTTTATTGAATTGTTTCACATGTTCATTATTCAGTGACGAGGACAAGGCAGTGACAGATGTGGTGAATAGTGTATTAAAAGATTTAAAGGATGAGCTTAGAAGTTGCCATGTATCCCGTTGGTTTGGATGAACTTGTCCGGGACTTCGAGAATACACTTCAATCTGCTGGGCCAGCAAAAATTGTGGGAATCTTCGGAATGGGTGGTGTGGGCAAAACCACCCTTGCAAAGGAACTCTATAACAGAAAAGTCTCGACCTTTGATAGGTCAAGTTTTGTTTTTGATGTTAGTGAGGCTGCAAGAAAGGGGAGATTGCACGAGAAACAAAAGAAGCTTCTGAAGGACCTGGACCTTGAAGGCAAATACATAGATTTTGACAATGTAAAGGAAGGCAAAGAGATTCTAAAAAGCCGTTTGAGATCCGTTCCTATGCTTATAGTTTTAGATGATGTGGATGATCCAGACCAACTAAATGCTCTATTGCCAGCAAGGGAGAGCCTGGGCCAGGGAAGTCAGATTATTGTTACCACACGCCACTTGGATGTTCTTACAGCGTCTGGCATCTCCACTACATATGAAATGAGACCACCGAATCCCCCTCATGCCGAGCAGCTTTTTTCTTGGCATGCATTCCGACAACCATCTCCATTGTCGGGATTCGAGGATCTTACAAAAAGTTTCATAAATGCTTGCCAAGATCTGCCTTTGTCACTTGCGGTCTTAGGAAGTCTGCTCTATGGGGAGCCTAGCAAGAATATTTGGCAGTCTCAattaaacaaaatattaaaaatactGCCAGAGGATACCAAATCGAAACTCAAAATAAGCTATGATGCTCTAGACAAAACAGAGAAAGATATGTTTTTGGTTGTCGCGTGTTTCTTCATTGGAGAAAAACGTAGTCTGGCCATTGAAGTATGGGACGCGTTAGGGTGGAATGGTCTGCATGGTTGGCGAAGGCTTGTGGATAAAGCTCTTGTTGTAGTAGACCATGAGAATTGCATAAGAATGCAGAATGATTTGAGAGATTTTTGAAGGGAGATTGCAAATCAACAGGCACCCTATCGCCTTTGGTCTCCACAACAGATTATCGAGATTCAACCTCACCAGGTGAAGTCGGTGCTTTCTTTCATGGCTTTAGTAATCATGGCATGGGAACCAATTTGCTTGTAATTATTTCTCTTGCTTTAAAATAATTCTTACTTTTACTTTTGATTATTCAGGAAGCAGTACCAATCCATGGAATAGTAAACGCATTTGGTCCCAATTGTTACCCCCGGCAAGGAAAGATCATACTTAACACAAGCCAAGGAGCGCGTAGCCTCGCGCCCTGTTCGCTTGGATTGAAGATTTATGCTGGTAATGGAGATTTTATTACTGAGGATTGTAGCGAACAATCAAGAGAACTGGTCTGGCTCCGCTTGGAAAGATTCAAGGGCAAAAATTTCCATCGTGGCTTTCATCCCAAAATTTAAGAATTTTGGAACTTTTGGACACTTGGGAGTTAGAAGATTTGTAGCACAGTAATAATGTAAGTATGCTGCTTTAtggtattttattttttaaaaatgggatttttttttaaatttatactgTGTATATTAATTGTATCGAAAATTGGCTGCAGGCTTCTTCGCAGTTAAGAGAGTTGGTTATTAAGGGAGCCCGCAAATTGGAGAAGATAGAAAATATAAAAAGTCTGAGATCACTGAAGATGCTAAAGATAGAAAACTGTTCAGGATTATATTGGCTTCCAAGTCTTGCAGAATTAAGTTCTCTAAAAAATCTTGAATTGGAAAACTGTTTAAAGTTAGAGAAGATAGAAAGTTAAAAAAATCTCAGATCACTGAAGAAGCTCAAGATATGCGACTGTCCAAATTTGGATGGGCTTCCAAGTCTTGCAGACTTGATTTCCCTAAAGAAGTTTGTATTGAAAAGGTGTGACATATTGGAGAAGATAGAAGGTTTGGAAAGCTCGAGATCATTGAAGATACTTCACATAAATAACTGTCCAGAATTGAGAGCCCTTCCGAGTGTTGTGAAGTTAACcattctaaaagaaattaaattGAAAAACTGCTACAAATTGGAGAGGATAGATGGATTACAATGTGTAAGGTCATTGGAGACATTCATGATAAAAGATTGTCCTAACTTAAGACCTTATATTGCATCtcgttttttattatttattatggatatatatatttttgaataatCAATTGATAAAGGTGTCTCTTGAATGTTTAAATGATATGACATAATGTTTTGCATGATAATATGGCAGTTTAATATTTTGTTGTCCCTGAAGAATGAAaaatccatttgcattcattcatttgaTAACTGATCATACATGTAGTATTTGTACATGTTGCTTTACACTTGCCAATTTGCTTAaaaattccatttgcattcattcatactGTAAAAATGGCATTTCCGTGAATTCAAAAAACAGATGATTCCGAAAACAGGGCAATAAAcaaaggataaataaataaacatagaaTAAGCAACAGACATATAGAAAAAGCTTTTTAAAGTCTTtcaggcatctttggcagttgttgcagCTGACAAACCCGACTTTCGCCGGATCAGCCAGTTCTCATAAAAATGAAGTGTATGGCGGTTAGGTTCATGCATCACCTCTCAACAATTTCATGAGACTAgatttcttcaaggcattttgtcaaatagttgatTTCCAGTGGGGAGGATGCTGTCAAGTTCGTGGAGTTTGGCTTCACATCTGAAAATACATCACATACTAAGAATTCTTGCTCAACACAATCTATAACAAGAGCCAAGTGAATTTTCTTCTTGAAAGCACCAATATTTGAAGCACCCGAAGCACATGCagtagcttatgcaatctgagaaGTGTTACACTTCTTGTCAAGGATATGCTGAGATAGAAGTTTGATAATGTCCGCTAATTTTGGAGATTGTACTTGTCAATTTTTCTGATAGGGCTTGTGTTTACACTcttcaaagaaaaataatttataatttattgtgAATGAAGAGTGATGAATAGCATCTCCAATAAATGATAATCCATTGCATTAGGACATAAAACAAACACTGATAAAAATAGTGGCATTACAAGCTTATAAAATCTATTAACAGCTCTTCAAATATTTAAAAAGACTACAGCTTTTGTGAAGCACTTTATGAGATGTAACAACCACTTTCATTCATGAAGTTAGTATTGATCTAGGGGAAAGGATTCAGTAGTTGAGTGTGTTTCAATTCTTGTGGACTCAGTAGTTGAGtgtgttccaattcttgtgatagaagttgttgatttaatatccccatacttgctgatttaatgtccaaaTTTTATACAACATTgaaccaatagttgtgactttaaagttgttactGCTATGATGGGTACCAATAATTgaaatgaaatataccatttgttgcaaaaaatgacctatcatgtgatgccacatcagctgcacaagtatcgGGGccccttttgcatgcctattgatctcactttttttgggggctgTTTTTGACactttggcaaaaagcatgctgatatggcatcatatttgatgacgtGGCCTTGAAACTTTAGTTAtcgggacttgccaagtaagttgctgtaaaaaaTTGGGTgggatttgaaatttccatgtaagattttgagaGGTGCGAAGTTAGGGTACACAACTAGTGGGTCCTCTCCCCTAGTTTTCACACAATCTAGCTTTGAAAGGTGAGTCAATAGTCCCTCATTTGAATAACTCAACTTAAAAAACATTCCACAAACCGTGCATTCTTTCATCTTGAATAGTTGGCAAAAGTGAAAAATTTATACTTTTTAGAACGTGGTAAACACCAATGCTATGTGTAAGTGTGCAAGATTTAATTTTCTTTAAGTAGTTATATAGTAATTACTTCTTGTCTTAGTCATTGGCACTTGAGATTAATTCATAGCCtatgtttgaatttttaacaaGTTTTAATACCTTTCAACTTTTCTAAAAAGAAGATTCAAAACCTTTTAAAGCTATTCAATTCTCATATAGCATGGAGTTAAATAAGCAACCTACATATTTCTGCCTTTATTTTCACATTTGCTACTAAATAcatgcttgacaattttttttgtGGTTATTAAACTTAAGTAAATCATCGATTCGTCAAGATACGAAAGGAAACCAAGTTAATATAGCAACTAGTGTGAGTAGTTGTAGTACCAATATGTATTACAACCTCAACAAAGGGCATGACGAAGTCTCATGTTACAATTTGTTGAGAAAGAGGTCTATGGGCTagtctgttggcatttgcatgaagattgcattaatgatatgctatgttgtcattgatgtcaattgaactggtaatgacatttatgatattgctaatattgttgttattattgatattgtcttgtaatctgtaggaagagctttgtggaagatgttgtaaaccggtatgtaagtatgtgagttgaaccggtaaccgatGTATGAGGATAAACCCTatctaactggtaaaccctactagttgtttttgttaaaccctaaccgattaagtttgttgaaatggttatgttggtttatgatctgatgttgagcggtaatgatggtgacacgtgtggtcattgtatgaagacaagttcaaattattttggtgcgtttttttgtttgtctagggaatgagcagagtgtattgcatctaatgcaaagcgcatgataagttacaagtccgatgaagcgattatcaaggagcggttggaattttcttgaataatgtgtacaaattgctatgtaaatcgaacggtcacacttgaaccgatttgtttgtaatctctatgagagaattaggtttttgttgtattactgacctaattgatttgtattttaggtcgatgaagttgttttgaaaaaggtgttggtagaaatcaattgagtgtgtggttgccgaaccggataatgaatctgcagtttgtgtaaaggcaaattgaagcttaaaaggatctgatcaagcaagtatagtgctattcagatagatcaatcaaaacctgttgtcttctaacagttgcaatagaattgaaatcccctaaccatttaagctctaacaagcttggttacttcttaaatcctctaacaaggtggcccaTTAGCttgtattctcaaatcctctaccgaggttactcctaacatggtatttgctt contains these protein-coding regions:
- the LOC131066737 gene encoding disease resistance protein RUN1, with amino-acid sequence MSLEVAMYPVGLDELVRDFENTLQSAGPAKIVGIFGMGGVGKTTLAKELYNRKVSTFDRSSFVFDVSEAARKGRLHEKQKKLLKDLDLEGKYIDFDNVKEGKEILKSRLRSVPMLIVLDDVDDPDQLNALLPARESLGQGSQIIVTTRHLDVLTASGISTTYEMRPPNPPHAEQLFSWHAFRQPSPLSGFEDLTKSFINACQDLPLSLAVLGSLLYGEPSKNIWQSQLNKILKILPEDTKSKLKISYDALDKTEKDMFLVVACFFIGEKRSLAIEVWDALGWNGLHGWRRLVDKALVVVDHENCIRMQNDLRDF